A portion of the Corynebacterium occultum genome contains these proteins:
- a CDS encoding DNA polymerase III subunit delta' → MSAPTQPLSVAERLADLPAVRTALIDAAWAARARIRGVPANDHQVEENAMTHAWLFTGPPGSGRSNAAMALAAALVCTNPEEPGCGRCEDCLAVFNDSHTDVVHVVPRALSIGVGEVERIVRDAASMPTVADWRVVVLEDADRLSESAANSLLKTVEEPPAHTVVILCAPSTDPEDFSVTLRSRCRHVYVKTPSKAEITRILMTEEGASAADAELAAVASLRHIGRARRLVKYPEAQKRRSEILNLAEMVFHGDQAFQAVGRFVDPIRKQVREELTEANDEERRKLEASMGAGGRGKGTQKMARGMGGQLKELEKQQKLRETRRVRDLLDLSLLDFSSLYRDALMIKVGAQVELTHPDYHGLAAELAGRGSEAGLVACLDAITRCREQLEENVQPKVAFDGMIGRVRKAFQVS, encoded by the coding sequence CGACGCCGCGTGGGCCGCCCGCGCCCGGATCCGCGGCGTCCCCGCCAATGATCACCAGGTCGAAGAAAACGCCATGACCCACGCCTGGCTCTTCACCGGACCACCAGGCTCCGGCCGCTCCAATGCCGCCATGGCACTGGCCGCGGCACTGGTCTGCACCAACCCGGAGGAACCGGGCTGTGGGCGCTGCGAGGACTGCCTGGCCGTTTTCAATGACAGCCATACCGATGTGGTGCATGTGGTGCCCCGGGCCTTGAGCATTGGTGTCGGTGAGGTGGAAAGAATCGTCCGAGACGCCGCGAGCATGCCCACCGTCGCTGACTGGCGGGTCGTGGTTCTCGAAGATGCCGACCGGCTTTCCGAATCCGCGGCGAACTCACTGCTGAAGACCGTGGAGGAACCCCCCGCCCACACCGTGGTGATTCTCTGCGCCCCTTCCACCGACCCGGAGGACTTCTCCGTCACACTGCGCTCCCGCTGCCGCCACGTCTACGTCAAAACTCCCTCCAAAGCGGAGATCACCCGCATCCTCATGACCGAGGAAGGTGCCAGCGCCGCTGATGCTGAGCTGGCTGCCGTCGCCTCGCTGCGACACATCGGCAGGGCCCGACGACTGGTGAAATACCCCGAGGCCCAGAAACGCCGCTCTGAGATCCTCAACCTCGCCGAAATGGTCTTCCACGGTGATCAGGCATTCCAGGCAGTCGGCCGTTTCGTGGATCCGATCCGCAAACAGGTCAGGGAGGAACTCACCGAAGCCAATGATGAGGAGCGGCGGAAACTCGAGGCATCGATGGGGGCCGGTGGTCGAGGCAAGGGCACCCAGAAAATGGCCCGCGGGATGGGGGGACAACTCAAGGAATTGGAAAAGCAGCAGAAACTCCGCGAAACCCGCCGCGTCCGAGACCTGCTCGACCTCTCCCTCCTGGACTTCTCCAGCCTCTACCGGGATGCCCTCATGATCAAGGTCGGGGCCCAGGTGGAACTGACGCACCCCGACTATCACGGACTGGCTGCTGAGCTGGCGGGACGAGGCAGTGAAGCCGGGCTGGTGGCCTGCCTCGACGCCATCACCCGCTGCCGGGAACAACTCGAGGAAAACGTCCAGCCCAAGGTCGCTTTCGATGGCATGATCGGGCGGGTCCGCAAGGCTTTCCAAGTCTCTTGA
- the soxR gene encoding redox-sensitive transcriptional activator SoxR, with protein MAELPQNSGFDGAAEELLGIGQVAERTGLAKSALHYYEEIGLIRSQRNVANQRRYPRYMLRRITLISVGRRLGISLADIGEALVRIPMDRLPGEADWQRASGEWRRILEQRRQAIEDLEDKLMGCIGCGCLSMTACELLNPADELAEAGPSAQRLKIAHQDDPVGEWGSPEVDR; from the coding sequence ATGGCGGAACTGCCACAGAATTCCGGGTTTGATGGGGCCGCCGAGGAGCTGCTGGGCATCGGCCAGGTCGCGGAACGGACCGGGTTGGCGAAGTCGGCGCTGCATTATTATGAGGAGATCGGGCTGATCCGGAGTCAGCGCAATGTCGCTAATCAGCGTCGCTATCCGCGCTACATGCTTCGCCGGATCACCTTGATCTCGGTGGGGCGTCGCCTGGGAATTTCGCTGGCCGATATCGGGGAAGCGCTGGTTCGGATTCCGATGGATCGGTTGCCCGGTGAGGCAGACTGGCAGCGGGCTTCGGGGGAGTGGCGGAGGATTCTGGAGCAGCGACGTCAGGCGATCGAGGATCTGGAGGACAAGCTGATGGGGTGCATCGGCTGCGGGTGTTTGTCCATGACAGCCTGTGAGTTGTTGAACCCCGCGGATGAGCTGGCGGAGGCTGGCCCCAGCGCCCAACGCCTGAAGATCGCCCATCAGGATGATCCGGTGGGGGAGTGGGGCTCCCCTGAAGTTGACCGTTAG
- a CDS encoding flavin reductase family protein: MTASAEIFRSAFRAHPTGVAVITALTAEGQVGITASSVSSLALDPLAISFSLQRQSGSAGKLLKAESFLVHLLADEHAELAKAFATTGDPRFVPEQGWEELPSGEPYLRTAPFALRVKPVGTVKVGEATLVAAEVLEVLEGPKGSPLVYQDRTFLSLTGAKPPVAR, translated from the coding sequence ATGACTGCTTCCGCCGAAATCTTCCGTTCCGCCTTTCGGGCCCACCCCACCGGAGTTGCGGTAATCACCGCGCTGACTGCCGAGGGGCAGGTCGGGATCACCGCCTCGAGCGTGTCTTCCCTGGCGCTGGATCCCCTGGCCATCTCCTTTTCCCTGCAGCGGCAGAGCGGTTCGGCGGGCAAGCTGCTGAAGGCGGAGAGTTTCCTGGTTCACCTGCTGGCTGATGAGCATGCCGAGCTGGCGAAGGCTTTCGCCACCACCGGTGATCCGCGCTTCGTTCCGGAACAGGGTTGGGAGGAATTACCGAGCGGGGAACCCTACCTGCGTACCGCGCCCTTCGCGTTGCGGGTGAAGCCGGTCGGCACGGTCAAGGTCGGCGAGGCCACTCTTGTTGCGGCTGAGGTGCTGGAGGTTCTTGAGGGGCCGAAGGGTTCTCCATTGGTCTATCAGGATCGCACGTTCCTGAGCCTCACCGGCGCCAAGCCGCCCGTGGCACGTTAG
- a CDS encoding superoxide dismutase, producing MTVYELPELDYAYDALEPHIAAEIMELHHSKHHATYVGGANAALEALEKAREEGTNPDQIRALSKNLAFNLGGHTNHSIFWKNLSPNGGGEPTGELAEAINRDFGSFAKFQDHFNSAALGLQGSGWAVLGYDHIAGRLVIEQLTDQQGNISIDITPLLMLDMWEHAFYLQYKNVKADYVKAVWNVFNWEDVAARYASAAK from the coding sequence ATGACTGTTTATGAGCTTCCGGAACTGGATTACGCCTACGACGCACTCGAGCCGCACATCGCCGCCGAGATCATGGAGCTGCACCACTCCAAGCACCACGCCACCTACGTCGGCGGTGCCAACGCAGCCCTCGAGGCACTGGAGAAGGCACGCGAGGAGGGCACCAACCCGGACCAGATCCGCGCACTGTCCAAGAACCTGGCCTTTAACCTCGGTGGCCACACCAACCACTCCATCTTCTGGAAGAACCTCTCCCCCAACGGTGGCGGCGAGCCCACCGGCGAGCTGGCTGAGGCCATCAACCGTGACTTCGGCTCCTTCGCCAAGTTCCAGGACCACTTCAACTCCGCCGCACTGGGCCTGCAGGGCTCCGGCTGGGCCGTCCTGGGCTACGACCACATCGCAGGTCGTCTGGTCATCGAGCAGCTGACCGACCAGCAGGGCAACATCTCCATCGACATCACCCCGCTGCTGATGCTCGACATGTGGGAGCACGCCTTCTACCTGCAGTACAAGAACGTCAAGGCCGACTACGTCAAGGCCGTCTGGAACGTCTTCAACTGGGAAGACGTCGCCGCACGTTACGCTTCCGCCGCCAAGTAA